Proteins encoded in a region of the Paramagnetospirillum magneticum AMB-1 genome:
- a CDS encoding FmdB family zinc ribbon protein, translated as MPYYTFRCTGCGTEFETLVRSSDASPACPQCGSQALERQMGATAPAAKTPGVVSQARARAAREGHFSNYARSEIKRK; from the coding sequence ATGCCCTACTACACCTTCCGCTGCACCGGCTGCGGCACCGAGTTCGAGACCCTGGTCCGCTCCTCCGACGCGTCCCCGGCCTGCCCCCAATGCGGCAGCCAGGCCCTGGAGCGCCAGATGGGCGCCACCGCCCCCGCCGCCAAGACGCCCGGCGTGGTGAGCCAGGCCCGCGCCCGGGCGGCCCGCGAGGGCCATTTCAGCAATTACGCCCGGTCAGAGATCAAGCGAAAATAG
- a CDS encoding bacteriohemerythrin gives MSGNALWQYRWSEEFALGDPLVDAQHRAFFEEAAALRAALASEEPKDEIVAYCSAFITNLRTHFADEERLMARIGFPALPIHQQEHERLLARTESVVAEIHAADCLLDCLLGAHALMEALVEHVTQQDMRIKTFVPRQCA, from the coding sequence ATGAGCGGCAACGCATTATGGCAATACCGGTGGAGCGAGGAGTTCGCCCTGGGCGATCCCCTGGTGGATGCCCAGCATCGCGCCTTCTTCGAGGAGGCGGCCGCCCTGCGCGCCGCCCTGGCCTCGGAGGAGCCCAAGGATGAAATCGTCGCCTATTGCAGCGCGTTCATCACCAATCTGCGTACCCATTTCGCCGACGAGGAGCGATTGATGGCCCGCATCGGCTTTCCCGCCCTGCCCATCCACCAGCAGGAGCACGAGCGCCTGCTGGCCAGGACCGAGTCCGTGGTTGCGGAAATCCATGCCGCCGATTGCCTGCTCGATTGCCTGCTGGGCGCCCACGCCTTGATGGAGGCCCTGGTGGAGCATGTGACGCAGCAGGATATGCGGATCAAGACCTTCGTGCCCCGGCAATGCGCATGA
- a CDS encoding F0F1 ATP synthase subunit delta, translating to MPSETIGVIADRYATALFELADSSGSLDQVAGDLKTLQAMLRESADLRRVVDSPVLSRNDQGKAISAVAKAAGFSELTNKFLGLAAQNRRLHTLSGVIASYLGRLAARRGEKSATVASAVALSPAQQDALTTALKAAFGGNVAVDVKVDPSLLGGLVVQVGSRMVDSSLKTKLQHLKLAMKGVG from the coding sequence GTGCCTTCCGAAACTATTGGCGTGATCGCCGACCGCTATGCCACCGCTCTCTTCGAGTTGGCCGATTCTTCCGGCTCGCTCGACCAGGTTGCCGGTGATCTCAAGACGCTCCAGGCCATGCTGCGCGAAAGCGCGGACCTGCGCCGCGTCGTCGACAGCCCCGTGCTGAGCCGCAACGACCAGGGCAAGGCGATCTCCGCCGTTGCCAAGGCCGCCGGCTTTTCCGAGCTGACGAACAAATTTCTTGGTCTGGCGGCTCAAAACCGCCGGCTGCACACCCTTTCGGGGGTGATTGCATCCTATCTTGGCCGGTTGGCGGCCCGTCGCGGGGAAAAGTCCGCGACGGTGGCTTCCGCCGTGGCTCTCTCGCCGGCCCAGCAAGACGCCCTTACCACCGCCCTTAAGGCAGCCTTCGGCGGCAATGTCGCCGTCGACGTCAAGGTTGATCCCAGCTTGCTGGGCGGCCTGGTGGTTCAGGTCGGTTCCCGCATGGTTGACAGCTCGCTGAAGACGAAGCTGCAGCATCTCAAGCTCGCTATGAAAGGGGTTGGATAA
- the atpD gene encoding F0F1 ATP synthase subunit beta yields the protein MANKNVGTITQVLGAVVDVRFDGQLPAILSALHLEHQGKKLVLEVAQHLGESTVRTIAMDSTDGLTRGTEVVDTGAAIQMPVGPETLGRIINVIGEPIDERGPIGNKTTLPIHADAPEFVDQSTETEILVTGIKVIDLLAPYCKGGKIGLCGGAGVGKTVLIMELINNIAKAHGGYSVFAGVGERTREGNDLYHEMIESGVIKLDGPGSKVALVYGQMNEPPGARARVALSGLTVAEYFRDVEGQDVLFFVDNIFRFTQAGSEVSALLGRIPSAVGYQPTLATDMGALQERITSTKKGSITSVQAIYVPADDLTDPAPATSFAHLDATTVLNRQIAELGIYPAVDPLDSTSRVLDPRVVGNDHYQTARDVQRILQTYKSLQDIIAILGMDELSEEDKLVVSRARKIQRFLSQPFHVAEIFTGSPGKLVAIDDTIKGFKAIVAGEYDHLPEAAFYMVGGIDEVIEKAKKMAAEAA from the coding sequence ATGGCAAACAAGAACGTCGGCACGATTACCCAGGTCCTGGGCGCCGTCGTGGACGTGCGCTTCGACGGCCAGCTGCCGGCCATCCTCAGCGCGCTTCACCTGGAACATCAGGGCAAGAAGCTGGTTCTCGAAGTCGCTCAGCATCTGGGCGAGTCCACCGTGCGTACCATCGCCATGGACTCCACGGACGGTCTGACCCGTGGCACCGAAGTGGTGGACACCGGCGCCGCCATCCAGATGCCCGTCGGCCCCGAGACCCTGGGCCGCATCATCAACGTGATCGGCGAGCCCATCGACGAGCGCGGCCCCATCGGCAACAAGACCACCCTGCCGATCCATGCCGACGCCCCGGAATTCGTCGACCAGTCCACCGAGACCGAGATCCTGGTCACCGGCATCAAGGTCATCGACCTGCTGGCCCCGTACTGCAAGGGCGGCAAGATCGGCCTGTGCGGCGGCGCCGGCGTGGGCAAGACCGTGCTGATCATGGAGCTGATCAACAACATCGCCAAGGCGCACGGCGGTTACTCGGTGTTCGCCGGCGTGGGCGAGCGTACCCGTGAAGGCAACGACCTCTATCACGAGATGATCGAGTCGGGCGTCATCAAGCTGGACGGCCCGGGCTCCAAGGTGGCCCTGGTGTACGGCCAGATGAACGAGCCCCCGGGCGCCCGTGCCCGCGTCGCCCTGTCGGGCCTGACCGTCGCCGAGTACTTCCGCGACGTGGAAGGTCAGGACGTGCTGTTCTTCGTGGACAACATCTTCCGCTTCACTCAGGCCGGTTCGGAAGTGTCCGCGCTGCTGGGCCGCATCCCGTCGGCGGTGGGCTATCAGCCCACTCTCGCCACCGACATGGGCGCCCTGCAGGAGCGCATCACCTCCACCAAGAAGGGCTCGATCACCTCGGTGCAGGCCATTTACGTGCCGGCCGACGATCTCACCGACCCGGCTCCGGCCACGTCGTTCGCCCACTTGGACGCCACCACCGTGCTGAATCGTCAGATCGCCGAGCTGGGCATCTACCCGGCCGTGGATCCGCTCGACTCCACCTCTCGCGTTCTGGATCCCCGCGTGGTCGGCAACGATCACTACCAGACCGCCCGCGACGTGCAGCGCATCCTGCAGACCTACAAGTCGCTGCAGGACATCATCGCCATCCTGGGCATGGACGAGCTGTCGGAAGAGGACAAGCTGGTCGTGTCGCGCGCTCGTAAGATCCAGCGCTTCCTGTCCCAGCCCTTCCACGTGGCCGAAATCTTCACCGGTTCGCCGGGCAAGCTGGTGGCCATCGACGACACCATCAAGGGCTTCAAGGCCATCGTCGCCGGCGAATACGACCACCTCCCCGAGGCTGCCTTCTACATGGTTGGCGGCATCGACGAGGTGATCGAGAAGGCCAAGAAGATGGCTGCCGAGGCGGCCTAA
- a CDS encoding response regulator has product MSDDIRPTILVVDDTPDNLKLMSGLLKDLYRVKIANGGEKALAIAASDAPPDLILLDIMMPEVDGYEVCRRLKASRATRDIPVIFLTAMSGSEDEEVGLKMGAVDYITKPITPAVVLARVETHLKLKASADFLRDKTAYLETEVTRRTRELAAIQDVTILAMASLAETRDSDTGNHIRRTQYYVRALALKLRDHPRFSSSLDDGVVDMLFKSAPLHDIGKVGIPDRILLKPGRFEPAEFEIMKTHTTLGRDAIEHAEQSLGTPVAFLSMAKEIAYAHQEKWDGSGYPRGIGGDDIPVSARLMAVADVYDALISRRVYKEGMPHATAVQIIREGSGSHFDPDIVEAFLALEDEFKAIAARFADSDGDMEKKKEYLSRAGGVP; this is encoded by the coding sequence GAGCGACGACATCCGCCCGACCATCCTGGTGGTCGACGACACGCCCGACAACCTGAAGCTGATGAGCGGGCTGCTGAAGGACCTCTACCGGGTCAAGATCGCCAACGGCGGCGAGAAGGCGCTGGCCATCGCGGCGTCCGATGCGCCGCCCGACCTGATCCTGCTGGACATCATGATGCCCGAGGTCGACGGCTACGAGGTGTGCAGGCGCCTCAAGGCCAGCAGAGCAACCCGCGACATCCCGGTGATCTTTCTCACCGCCATGAGCGGCAGCGAGGACGAGGAGGTGGGGCTCAAGATGGGGGCGGTGGACTACATCACCAAGCCCATCACTCCGGCCGTGGTGCTGGCCCGGGTCGAGACCCACCTGAAGCTCAAGGCCAGCGCCGATTTCCTGCGCGACAAGACCGCGTATCTGGAGACCGAGGTGACGCGCCGTACCCGGGAACTGGCCGCCATTCAGGACGTGACGATTCTGGCCATGGCCTCCCTGGCCGAGACGCGGGATTCCGACACCGGCAACCATATCCGGCGGACCCAGTACTATGTCCGTGCCCTGGCCCTGAAACTCAGGGACCACCCTCGTTTCTCATCCTCGCTTGACGACGGCGTCGTCGACATGCTGTTCAAATCGGCGCCGCTGCACGACATCGGCAAGGTCGGCATTCCTGACCGCATCCTGCTGAAGCCGGGACGGTTCGAGCCCGCCGAATTCGAGATCATGAAGACCCACACCACCCTGGGACGCGATGCCATCGAGCACGCCGAGCAATCCCTGGGCACGCCGGTGGCCTTTTTGTCCATGGCCAAGGAAATCGCCTATGCCCACCAGGAAAAGTGGGACGGCAGCGGCTACCCCCGGGGGATTGGCGGCGACGACATCCCTGTCTCCGCCCGCCTGATGGCGGTGGCCGACGTCTACGACGCCCTGATCAGCCGCCGGGTCTACAAGGAGGGCATGCCCCACGCCACGGCGGTGCAGATCATCCGCGAGGGCAGCGGTTCCCATTTCGACCCCGATATCGTCGAGGCCTTTCTCGCCCTGGAGGACGAGTTCAAGGCCATCGCCGCCCGCTTCGCCGACAGCGACGGCGACATGGAAAAAAAGAAGGAATATCTCAGCCGGGCGGGGGGCGTTCCGTGA
- the atpA gene encoding F0F1 ATP synthase subunit alpha, with amino-acid sequence MEIRAAEISAILKQQIATFGTEAEVAEVGQVLSVGDGIARVHGLDKVQAGEMVEFPGGIKGMALNLETDNVGVVIFGDDRNIKEGDVVKRTGSIVDVPVGKGLLGRVVDALGNPIDGKGPIEAASRQRVDVKAPGIIPRKSVHEPMSTGIKAVDALIPIGRGQRELVIGDRQTGKTAILVDTIINQKRWHDANDEKAKLFCIYVAVGQKRSTVAQIVKTLTDYGAMDYTIVVAATASEPAPLQFIAPYAGCTMGEYFRDNGMHALIIYDDLSKQAVAYRQMSLLLRRPPGREAYPGDVFYLHSRLLERAAKMGDAAGAGSLTALPVIETQANDVSAYIPTNVISITDGQIFLETELFYKGIRPAVNVGLSVSRVGSAAQIKAMKQVAGSIKLELAQYREMAAFAQFASDLDPATQKLLARGARLTELLKQPQFSPMATEEEVISIYAGVKGYLDKIDVRQVGRFESSLLSEIKSKAPEILTAIATEKQISAQTEEKLKAFLDAFSKTFA; translated from the coding sequence ATGGAAATCCGCGCCGCGGAAATCTCCGCAATCCTCAAGCAACAGATCGCCACCTTCGGGACCGAGGCGGAAGTTGCCGAGGTCGGTCAGGTGCTGTCTGTCGGTGACGGCATCGCCCGCGTGCACGGCCTCGACAAGGTCCAGGCCGGCGAGATGGTCGAATTCCCGGGTGGCATCAAGGGTATGGCGCTGAACCTCGAGACCGACAATGTCGGTGTCGTGATCTTCGGCGACGACCGCAACATCAAGGAAGGCGACGTCGTCAAGCGGACCGGCTCCATCGTGGACGTTCCGGTCGGCAAGGGCCTGCTGGGCCGCGTCGTCGACGCTCTCGGCAATCCCATCGACGGCAAGGGCCCCATCGAGGCTGCTTCGCGCCAGCGCGTGGACGTCAAGGCCCCGGGCATCATTCCGCGTAAGTCGGTGCACGAGCCCATGTCCACCGGCATCAAGGCCGTGGACGCCCTGATCCCCATCGGCCGCGGTCAGCGCGAGCTGGTCATCGGCGATCGCCAGACCGGCAAGACCGCCATCCTGGTCGACACCATCATCAACCAGAAGCGCTGGCATGACGCCAACGACGAGAAGGCGAAGCTGTTCTGCATCTACGTCGCCGTCGGTCAGAAGCGCTCCACCGTCGCCCAGATCGTCAAGACCCTGACCGATTACGGCGCCATGGACTACACCATCGTGGTGGCCGCGACCGCGTCGGAGCCCGCTCCGCTGCAGTTCATCGCCCCCTACGCCGGCTGCACCATGGGCGAGTATTTTCGCGACAACGGCATGCATGCCCTGATCATCTATGATGATCTGTCCAAGCAGGCCGTCGCCTACCGTCAGATGTCGCTGCTGCTGCGCCGCCCGCCGGGCCGCGAAGCCTATCCCGGCGACGTGTTCTACCTGCACTCGCGCCTGCTCGAGCGCGCCGCCAAGATGGGCGACGCCGCCGGCGCCGGCTCGCTGACCGCTCTGCCGGTCATCGAGACCCAGGCCAACGACGTGTCGGCCTACATCCCCACCAACGTGATCTCGATCACCGACGGCCAGATCTTCCTGGAAACCGAACTGTTCTATAAGGGCATCCGCCCCGCCGTGAACGTCGGTCTGTCGGTGTCGCGCGTCGGCTCCGCCGCCCAGATCAAGGCGATGAAGCAGGTTGCGGGCTCGATCAAGCTGGAACTGGCCCAGTATCGTGAAATGGCTGCCTTCGCGCAGTTCGCTTCCGACCTGGATCCGGCCACCCAGAAGCTGCTGGCCCGTGGCGCGCGTCTGACCGAGCTGCTGAAGCAGCCGCAGTTCTCGCCCATGGCGACGGAAGAGGAAGTCATTTCCATCTACGCCGGCGTGAAGGGCTATCTGGACAAGATCGACGTGCGCCAGGTCGGCCGCTTCGAGTCGTCCCTGCTGTCGGAAATCAAGTCGAAGGCGCCGGAAATTCTGACCGCCATCGCCACCGAGAAGCAGATCAGCGCCCAGACCGAAGAGAAGCTCAAGGCGTTCCTCGACGCGTTCTCCAAGACCTTCGCTTAA
- a CDS encoding F0F1 ATP synthase subunit gamma, giving the protein MASLKDLRMKIVSVKSTRKITSAMKMVAASKLRRAQTAAEAARPFAERMERMLGTLAASLAGQSGAPRMISGTGFDKVHLLVAVTADRGLCGGFNSSIVRATKAMAADLLKQGKTIKIMPVGRKAREQLRRDYGQYMIEGFENLGRKGIVFAEADQVASQISAMFDAEEFDVCTVVYNKFKSAIAQEVTRQQVIPFPVPEQAAKSETGPKAIYEFEPSEEEILAEILPRNLATQMFRALLESQASEQGARMTAMDNATRNAGDMINALAIKYNRSRQAQITKELIEIISGAEAL; this is encoded by the coding sequence ATGGCGAGTCTCAAGGACCTGCGGATGAAGATCGTGAGCGTCAAATCGACGCGCAAGATCACGTCCGCCATGAAGATGGTCGCTGCCTCGAAGCTCCGCCGCGCGCAAACCGCGGCGGAAGCGGCACGGCCGTTCGCCGAGCGCATGGAGCGCATGCTGGGCACCCTGGCCGCCTCGCTGGCTGGCCAGTCGGGTGCGCCCCGCATGATCTCCGGCACCGGATTCGACAAGGTGCATCTGCTTGTCGCGGTGACCGCCGATCGCGGTCTGTGCGGCGGCTTCAATTCGAGCATCGTCCGCGCCACCAAGGCGATGGCCGCTGATCTGCTGAAGCAGGGCAAGACCATCAAGATCATGCCGGTGGGCCGCAAGGCCCGCGAGCAGCTGCGCCGTGACTATGGCCAGTACATGATCGAGGGCTTCGAGAACCTGGGCCGCAAGGGCATCGTCTTCGCCGAGGCCGATCAGGTCGCGTCGCAGATCTCCGCCATGTTCGATGCGGAGGAATTCGATGTCTGCACCGTGGTCTACAACAAGTTCAAGTCGGCCATCGCCCAGGAAGTGACCCGCCAGCAGGTGATTCCCTTCCCGGTGCCCGAGCAGGCCGCCAAGTCCGAGACCGGACCGAAGGCCATCTACGAGTTCGAGCCCAGCGAAGAAGAAATCCTGGCCGAAATCCTGCCGCGCAATCTGGCGACCCAGATGTTCCGTGCCCTGCTGGAAAGCCAGGCTTCGGAGCAGGGCGCGCGCATGACCGCGATGGACAACGCGACGCGTAATGCGGGCGACATGATCAATGCCTTGGCGATCAAGTACAACCGGTCGCGCCAGGCCCAGATCACCAAGGAACTGATCGAAATCATCTCCGGCGCCGAAGCGCTGTGA
- a CDS encoding acyl-ACP desaturase translates to MQGRTGWSADDIAWDRFDPGQVNDGILKVIKAAAMVERNAADYTLYLARVFRDDPAFVAILEQWRADEIRHGEALGRYAEMADPSFVFARRFQRFTDGYRIPVDAETSVRGSVTGELLARCIVETGTSSFYCAVRDATREPVLRELCHRIAGDEFRHYKLFYTAMRHRQGRDRLPVWRRALVAVGRIRESDDDELAYAWFAANEPEEAVYDRRRCNAAYASRAYALYGKVHAERAASMVVKAVGLDPRGWLGRRARDFAWGKMQQRSRQSAMGSGV, encoded by the coding sequence ATGCAAGGCAGGACGGGATGGAGCGCCGACGACATCGCCTGGGACCGGTTCGATCCCGGTCAGGTGAACGACGGTATCCTGAAGGTGATCAAGGCCGCCGCCATGGTCGAGCGCAATGCTGCCGACTACACCTTGTATCTTGCCCGGGTGTTCCGTGATGATCCCGCCTTCGTCGCCATCCTCGAACAGTGGCGGGCCGACGAGATCCGCCACGGCGAGGCCCTGGGCCGCTATGCCGAGATGGCCGATCCTTCCTTTGTCTTCGCCCGGCGGTTCCAGCGGTTCACCGACGGCTACCGCATCCCGGTGGATGCCGAAACCTCGGTGCGGGGATCGGTCACCGGCGAATTGCTGGCCCGCTGCATCGTCGAGACCGGAACCTCGTCCTTTTATTGCGCCGTTCGCGACGCTACCCGGGAGCCGGTGCTGCGCGAGCTGTGCCATCGCATTGCCGGCGACGAGTTCCGGCATTACAAGCTGTTCTACACCGCCATGCGCCATCGCCAGGGGCGGGATCGGCTGCCGGTCTGGCGCCGGGCCCTGGTGGCGGTGGGGCGTATCCGCGAAAGCGACGACGACGAGTTGGCCTATGCCTGGTTCGCGGCCAATGAGCCCGAGGAGGCGGTTTACGACCGGCGGCGCTGCAACGCCGCCTATGCCTCGCGTGCCTATGCACTTTATGGCAAGGTGCATGCCGAGCGGGCGGCCAGCATGGTGGTCAAGGCGGTGGGGCTTGATCCCCGGGGCTGGCTGGGACGACGGGCCCGGGATTTCGCCTGGGGCAAGATGCAGCAACGTTCGCGCCAGTCGGCCATGGGTTCGGGAGTGTAA
- a CDS encoding F0F1 ATP synthase subunit epsilon, with protein sequence MAEKIQFELVSPAKLLVSSKVDMVVVPGAEGDFGALALHAPMITTVRPGVIDIHDGGKVSSSVFVAGGFAEVNEERITVLAEEAIPVGELTAEMAEARKKAAKEALDDAKSDRDKAHAGRLMLVAEAMAAAVA encoded by the coding sequence ATGGCCGAGAAGATTCAGTTCGAATTGGTGTCCCCGGCGAAGCTGTTGGTTTCGTCCAAGGTGGACATGGTCGTGGTGCCCGGAGCCGAAGGCGATTTCGGTGCCCTGGCCCTGCACGCCCCGATGATCACCACCGTGCGTCCGGGTGTCATCGACATCCATGACGGCGGCAAGGTCTCGTCCTCGGTTTTCGTGGCCGGCGGTTTCGCTGAGGTCAACGAAGAGCGCATCACCGTCCTGGCCGAGGAAGCCATTCCGGTGGGCGAACTGACCGCTGAGATGGCCGAAGCCCGCAAGAAGGCCGCCAAGGAAGCCCTGGACGACGCCAAGTCGGATCGGGACAAGGCCCATGCCGGCCGCCTGATGCTGGTGGCCGAAGCCATGGCCGCCGCGGTCGCCTGA